In Solea senegalensis isolate Sse05_10M linkage group LG6, IFAPA_SoseM_1, whole genome shotgun sequence, one genomic interval encodes:
- the cxxc4 gene encoding CXXC-type zinc finger protein 4 codes for MSNINTALCIENVQNADVSLLQKDNLQDGGLSQLLDYNAEMERYRSFANFYKANGAFPQTAKIARITTPIFPSARIGMSPWNCDNAMLWGRKSAAINPNRTSMHRNDSQRPGKPGVPPETLQMANNNFLSTLSPEHCRPLAGECMNKLKCGAAEAEIMNLPERVGTFSAIPALGGISLPPGVIVMTALHSPAASAAVTDSAFQIANLADCPQNNSSASSGNPAKKKRKRCGVCAPCRRLINCGVCSSCRNRKTGHQICKFRKCEELKKKPGSSLERTPVNSGEAFRWFF; via the coding sequence ATGTCTAACATAAACACTGCACTTTGCATTGAAAATGTACAGAATGCAGATGTGTCTCTCTTACAAAAGGATAATCTTCAGGATGGTGGATTAAGCCAGCTTTTGGATTATAACGCTGAAATGGAAAGGTACAGGTCTTTTGCAAACTTTTATAAAGCCAATGGGGCATTTCCACAGACTGCCAAGATTGCCCGCATCACGACGCCCATTTTCCCCAGTGCTAGAATTGGCATGTCCCCTTGGAACTGCGATAACGCCATGCTCTGGGGAAGGAAATCAGCGGCAATAAACCCTAATAGGACCAGCATGCATAGAAATGACTCCCAGAGGCCGGGGAAGCCTGGCGTGCCGCCAGAGACGCTGCAAATGGCAAATAATAATTTCCTCTCTACCTTATCCCCCGAACACTGCAGACCTTTAGCAGGAGAATGCATGAACAAGCTGAAATGCGGCGCTGCTGAAGCAGAGATAATGAATCTCCCAGAACGCGTTGGAACTTTTTCTGCTATTCCGGCTTTAGGGGGCATCTCATTACCTCCCGGGGTCATCGTCATGACAGCCCTTCACTCCCCCGCAGCCTCAGCAGCCGTTACAGACAGTGCGTTTCAAATTGCCAATCTGGCAGACTGCCCACAGAATAATTCCTCGGCATCCAGTGGAAACCCAgcgaagaagaaaaggaaaaggtgtGGGGTCTGTGCACCCTGCAGGCGTCTAATCAACTGTGGTGTCTGCAGCAGTTGTCGGAACCGCAAAACGGGCCACCAGATCTGCAAATTTAGGAAATGCGAGGAGCTGAAAAAGAAGCCAGGCTCATCGCTGGAG